From Haemophilus parainfluenzae:
TGTAGTAAACTATGACATCCCACTTGATGCAGAGTCGTACGTTCACCGTATCGGCCGTACTGGTCGTGCTGGTCGTTCTGGTCGAGCATTGTTATTCGTTGAACCACGTGAACGCCGTTTACTTCGTAACATCGAACACTTGATGAAAAAACCAATCAATGAAGTTGAATTGCCAAATCATGAAGTGTTGCAAGCCTGTCGTCGTAAGAAATTCCAAGACAAGATTACCAAACAATTGGAACATCACGATCTCGAAATGTATCGTAGCCTATTGGAAGATTTATTCACTGCAGATCAGGATCAAGAAGATATTGCAGCAGCCATGTTGATGTTGCTTCAAGGTAAACAAAAACTGATTCTTCCACCTGACCCACCAATGGATAAGCGTCGTCGTGACCGTAATGATCGCGCTGATCGTCGTGAAAACCCACGTTCAGCTGAACGTCGTGGTGAGCGTAAAGGCTATGGCACCCCACAACCGATGGATTTATATCGTATCGAAGTAGGTCGTACAGATGGTGTAGAAGTGCGTCATATCGTAGGCGCTATCGCAAATGAAGGTGATATTAACAGTCGTTATATTGGTCATATCAAACTTTATGATGATTACTCTACTGTTGAATTACCACAAGGCCTGCCGAAAGAATTACTTCAACAATTCGGTAAAACTCGCGTTTTAAACAAACAAATGCAAATGAGCTTTATGGGTGCGACACAATCAGACAGTGGACGTGGTGGTAACGATTTTGGTGGGAAAGGCCGTCGTGATGGTCGACGTAATGAGCGCGGAGAGCGTGGCCAAGATCGCTTCCGTAGTGAGCGTAATGGTGAACGTCGTCAGCGTAAATTTAACGATAAAAACGACCGCACTTTTAATGAACGAAGTCGCCGAGATCGCCAACGTTAATCCTTATTTAGCAGCCCCTTGAAGTAAAAGGGGCTTTTTTATTAGCTTAATTCTGGTTACAATCGTCTCTTATCTCAATTTATAAGGTTTATCTATTGAAAGGTTTATTTCTACGTATTATTGCTGCTTTTGCATTATTACTTTGGGCCATTGATATGGTGTTCCCTTGGCAAAAAATTATGCAGTCAGAGCAAAACCCTTATGCTGCGATCAAAAACCGCGGTAGCCTTATTATCGGTACCATTAACAATCCCATCTACTATTTTATTGGGAATGAGGGGGAATCGGGCTTAGAATACGAATTAGCTAAAAATTTTGCAGATTATTTAGGGGTTCGTTTACAAATTAAAACCTTAGAAAATAACGATCAACTTTTTAACGAATTAGAAAACAACAATATTGATATTGCTGCTGCGAATCTTTTGTTCCAGCCTCAACGTGCAGAAAAATTTCAGTTAGGGCCCTCTTATACTTCTACCTCTTGGCAGCTTGTGTATAAAAAAGGGGAAAATCGCCCGAAAGATTTGGCTCAAGTCCAGCAAGAAATTATGATTTCTGCGGGAGAAGACTTAGAAAAATTACTATCTCAAGCACAGAAAAAACTCCCTGCACTTAAATGGCAGAATAACAAGCAGTTGACCCAAGAGGAATTGTTAATTCAAGTGGCGGAAGGGAAAATTCCTTACACCATCGCCAATAGTATTGATGTGGCTGCGACACAACAAATTCGCCCTAACTTAGCGATTGCATTTGACCTAACGGATGAAATGACCGTGCATTGGTATCTTTCCAATAAATCCTATAATGAGCTACAAGCAGGCTTGTTGGATTTTATGAATAATGCCCTTGAAACAGGAATAATTGATCGCATTGAGGAAAAATACTTCCGTCATATTACCGCCTTTGATTATGTGGATACTCAGGCTTATTTAGAGGCCGTAGAAAAAATTCTACCCCAATATCAACCGCTCTTTGAAAAATACAAAGGGAATTTAGACTGGCGATTATTAGCGGCTATAGCCTACCAAGAATCCCATTGGGATCCTTATGCGACCTCGCCTACAGGTGTACGAGGCATGATGATGCTAACCAAAGATACCGCTACACGTATGAATATTAATAACCGTACCGATGCCGAACAAAGTATAAAGGCGGGCTCGGAATATTTACATTGGCTACTCAATCAAATGCCTGATAGTATTTCAGAAGAAGATCGAATTTGGTATTCTTTAGCCGCATACAATATGGGCTTAGGACATATTCTAGATGCTCGACGCCTAACTAAAAAGTTAGGAGGAAACCCAGATAACTGGTTAGATGTAAAAAATAATCTTCAACTATTATCAGAAAAACGTCATTATTCTAACTTAAAATATGGCTATGCTCGCGGTTATGAAGCCTACCAATATGTCGAGAATATTCGCCGTTACATGAACAGTATTGTGAATTATCATCGTGTTCAAGAAAACCAAGCGACCGCAACAGAATAAGTGCGGTCAGAAAAAATAGCGTTTTTATTGAATAGAAAGAAAACAAGGAGAAAAAAATGTTAAAAAGAAAAACTTTCTTAAAGAAAAAAACATCAAGAGATATTTCAGCCTCACGCAACTTACGTTTAAGACGACTAAAACACCGCAAAGAGCAGCAATTTCAACGTCAGGCTTTACAATTTGTAATTCAAAACATTTAAAAAAAGGCGAACAATTATATTCGCCTTGTGCTAATTATTGGTTAAAAATCATATAACATCATTCTTTAATGCCACCGAATGCTCCACGAGATTGATCTGCTTCATTAATAAATAACCCTGTCATTTCCTTGGCATTTTCACCAAAGAAACCTCCTTGGGTTTTGATACCATTTACTTCACCTACAAAGCTATTACCTGTGATTTTACCACCAAAATTCATACCTGGTACGGCATTAGCTTTTTCCGTAATATTAATATCAATGACTTTATTAGCAAAATCAGCTGTAGCTTTCATTTCACTACGCTCACTATTACTTCCATCTTTTTGATAAGCTGCACCACCTTTATACTCCACCAATCCTGTTGTTGGGATTTGTGCTATAGCTGTCGGTAAGCCTTGTGCAAAGAAATATTGATTACCACTTAAGTTGTCAAAATATGTACCAAATGCACTAGCTTGAAAATTGCTATTACTTAAAATAGTTTGTCCTTCTTTACGAAGATTATATAAATCGTTATATTCTTCATAAGTCCATGGGTCAATATCCCCAGCTCTTCTCAAGATATCAATGTCAACTAATTTACCTGATTTATCAATTATTGTCAGATCTCGTATATCTCGAGTTAACGGACGATTTACATCGCTTCCTTCTGAGGCTAAAACGCCCCCAGAAATAGCATCCTTCATCTCACCATTAATGCCACCAAAGATCTTATCACTCAATGGAATTCTTGCCTTTTCATCAGCTTTTAGATTTTCTAGTTGCTTTAATCTTTCCTCTGCAGCTTTTTTAGCTTCCTCTGCAACTTTTTTGGCTTCCTCTGCTGATTTTTGGGCTTCCTCTGCAGCTTTTCTCTCGGCTTTCCCATGGCATGAAATCTGCTCGTAGAGAAGCTCGCATAAAACGGCTATTCATACTCGTGTCCTGGATTTCAATTAAATCTTTTCCTATGTATGCACTAAAATCAGAATTATAGCGATGTCCACCCTTATAATTTTTTGAGCCAATATTGGTTTTTTGAAAATCTAGTTCGGTCTTTAGGTAACTTAACCAGCGGCTATTTTCTGGAAAATATTCGTAAGCAACATTTGCATTATATCGTTTACTAATATCATCCGACTCCCGCCAAAGCCCTGCAAGTTGATAAGACTTTTCATCAACAAAATTATTTGCTTTTTGAGCGTTAAATGATGCACTTACACGTTGTGTCTGAGTAATAAAATAGCCAACTTTAGCTAAGTAGCTATGATTTTTATGATGGGATGGATCAGGAATACCTCGAGCATTACCTAAAATATCTTGTCCCTTGCCTCTACTTTTCATTTCATGCCCATTGCGATAGGAATAGAGCAAAGTTGCATCAAATTTGTCATCTTTATAAGCCATACCTAAAGTGTGTGTCCATTCGCTATTTTTACTCGCATAACCGTTTTTAAGCAATACACCCCATTTTTTATTTGGTAGAATAATATCATCAGCACCTAAAGTGCGGTAATTTACTGAACCGCCTAATGATCCACTTCCTGCATTGAAAGAATCTGAACCACGCATAATATCAATACCTTGTACTAATTCAGGGTCAATACTTAATCGTGAGCTATTAAAGTTACCATAACGTGCATAAAGTGAGTTTTCTTCTGATTCGGGCAAATTAACGCCATCAATACAGATTCCCACTCGATTCCCTTCAACACCACGCATTGCAAAACCTTTATTACGACGGCCATTATCGCTAATACCCACATCAGTGGCATAACGTACTAAGTCATAGTTATCAGAAATAAGTTCTTCTTGGATAGCTTTACGTGTCTTTTTTATTTGATTTGCTTTGACTTCAGAGGCATTAGCATTAACAGTAATTGTATCTAATGTTGTTTGTTCTTCTGCGTAAGCTTGTAAAGTGAAGGCTACACAGAATGCACCTAAAGAAAGGAGAAATTTATGAGTCATATTTTTACCTGAAATTTTATCTAATTTAGTAGAATCCGGAGCGAAGTTTACAAAAGTTAAAGAAACCTTTCAATGGTATTGAAAATTATTTTTATTTCATTTAAATTGTGTAAAGTCATCATTTAGTCTAAAAAACAAGATAATAAGGATCTTTTTATGAACAAAATTAAACTTTCCATCATTGCGCTTTCATGTGTTATGGCATTAGGCGCTTGTTCTTCTAGCTCAAAAGGTGGTACAGATAATTCAGAGCAGCTTCGACAAGCTGAGACTGAATTAAATCAAAGAATCACGGAAGCGAATAAGAAAGCTGAAGCAGCTACAAAAAAAGCTGAGGACTCTTTAAAAAAAGCAGAAGAGTCTGTGAAAAAAGCGGATGAGTCTGTGAAAAAAGCAGATGAGTCTATAAAAAAAGCAGAAGTAGCAATCAAGGTAGCTCAAAGCAATGGCAATCAAACTGAAGAAGAGAAAAAAGCAACTGAAGCTGCGATAAAAGCAGCTGAAGTCGATTCGGTAGTCATCAATTTACGCTAAGAACGGGTATTTCACAAAAAGATTTTGATAATCGCAATGATCATGAATATCCCAATGTAGGTGACAATGGTAGTAGTGCTAAAGATAGTGAATCTATTCAACATCCAGTCAGAACCCGTTCATTTTTCGCTCAATTACAAGATCATGTCATGTGGAATGATATTTTTTCTAGTCAATTAGGTATTCGTTATGACTGGGATGAATTAGTACCGCAAGATTTAAAAGCCTTTTGCCGAGCTTGTAGCCGTAAACCCGCATCAAATACCTTTCAAAGTTTAAGTGGCTCGTTTGGATTAGAGGCTCAGCTTAATGATATTTGGAAGATCGGCTATAACATTTCTACTGGCTTTCGCATTCCAACCGCTTCAGAAATGTACTTCTCTTTTGAACATCCCTCAGGTAACTGGAGACCAAACCCTGATTTAAAAGCTGAACAAGCATTAAATCAATCTATCTATATCCAAGCAGAGTATCAATTAGGTACATTTGGGCTGAATTTTTATCACACACATTATAAAAATTTCTTAACTGAGCAAGAGTCAACTTATAAAAAACGTAACCCGTATTACAATGCCTATAGTGCAAGTTATGGTCAACAAGCTTATTACACAACGATTGCCCAACAAGCTATAAACATTGATCAAGCGCGTATCTCTGGTATTGAATTCACGAGTAAAGTTAATTTAGATCAGATTATTTCTGTAATTCCACAAGGTTGGAAATTTACAGCAAATCTCGGTTATGCAAAAGGGAAACTAAGTGGTACTGAGGCTAGCCTACTTTCTATCCAACCAATCAAAGTAATTTTAGGAATTGGCTATGAAGATCCAAATGATCTCTGGGGAGTTAACGTCAAAGCGAGTTATCTTGGTGCTAAAAAAGCTAAAGATGCCCAAATAGTACAATATTCAACTAACTTTGTTAGAGAAGTAAAAACTTACCCTTATCTTAATAATTCGGCAGTATTATTTGATTTGTATGGTTTCTATAAAATCAATCAAAATATTACACTCCGAGCAGGACTTTATAACTTATTTAATCGCAAATATCACACTTGGGATACCCTACGTGGTATTAACAAAATAAGTACGACTGATTCAGTTGATAAAGAAGGGAAAGGTTTAGAGCGTTTTTATGCGCCAGGGCGTAATTTCGCAGCATCTGTTGAAATTCATTTTTAATTCATTATTTCCTTAATAAGAAAGGGCGAACATCATGTTCGCCCTTTTATTTACTTACTATTCTTTA
This genomic window contains:
- a CDS encoding TonB-dependent receptor domain-containing protein, with the protein product MSQKDFDNRNDHEYPNVGDNGSSAKDSESIQHPVRTRSFFAQLQDHVMWNDIFSSQLGIRYDWDELVPQDLKAFCRACSRKPASNTFQSLSGSFGLEAQLNDIWKIGYNISTGFRIPTASEMYFSFEHPSGNWRPNPDLKAEQALNQSIYIQAEYQLGTFGLNFYHTHYKNFLTEQESTYKKRNPYYNAYSASYGQQAYYTTIAQQAINIDQARISGIEFTSKVNLDQIISVIPQGWKFTANLGYAKGKLSGTEASLLSIQPIKVILGIGYEDPNDLWGVNVKASYLGAKKAKDAQIVQYSTNFVREVKTYPYLNNSAVLFDLYGFYKINQNITLRAGLYNLFNRKYHTWDTLRGINKISTTDSVDKEGKGLERFYAPGRNFAASVEIHF
- a CDS encoding TonB-dependent receptor plug domain-containing protein, whose translation is MTHKFLLSLGAFCVAFTLQAYAEEQTTLDTITVNANASEVKANQIKKTRKAIQEELISDNYDLVRYATDVGISDNGRRNKGFAMRGVEGNRVGICIDGVNLPESEENSLYARYGNFNSSRLSIDPELVQGIDIMRGSDSFNAGSGSLGGSVNYRTLGADDIILPNKKWGVLLKNGYASKNSEWTHTLGMAYKDDKFDATLLYSYRNGHEMKSRGKGQDILGNARGIPDPSHHKNHSYLAKVGYFITQTQRVSASFNAQKANNFVDEKSYQLAGLWRESDDISKRYNANVAYEYFPENSRWLSYLKTELDFQKTNIGSKNYKGGHRYNSDFSAYIGKDLIEIQDTSMNSRFMRASLRADFMPWESREKSCRGSPKISRGSQKSCRGS
- the mltF gene encoding membrane-bound lytic murein transglycosylase MltF → MKGLFLRIIAAFALLLWAIDMVFPWQKIMQSEQNPYAAIKNRGSLIIGTINNPIYYFIGNEGESGLEYELAKNFADYLGVRLQIKTLENNDQLFNELENNNIDIAAANLLFQPQRAEKFQLGPSYTSTSWQLVYKKGENRPKDLAQVQQEIMISAGEDLEKLLSQAQKKLPALKWQNNKQLTQEELLIQVAEGKIPYTIANSIDVAATQQIRPNLAIAFDLTDEMTVHWYLSNKSYNELQAGLLDFMNNALETGIIDRIEEKYFRHITAFDYVDTQAYLEAVEKILPQYQPLFEKYKGNLDWRLLAAIAYQESHWDPYATSPTGVRGMMMLTKDTATRMNINNRTDAEQSIKAGSEYLHWLLNQMPDSISEEDRIWYSLAAYNMGLGHILDARRLTKKLGGNPDNWLDVKNNLQLLSEKRHYSNLKYGYARGYEAYQYVENIRRYMNSIVNYHRVQENQATATE
- a CDS encoding transferrin-binding protein-like solute binding protein, whose product is MSDKIFGGINGEMKDAISGGVLASEGSDVNRPLTRDIRDLTIIDKSGKLVDIDILRRAGDIDPWTYEEYNDLYNLRKEGQTILSNSNFQASAFGTYFDNLSGNQYFFAQGLPTAIAQIPTTGLVEYKGGAAYQKDGSNSERSEMKATADFANKVIDINITEKANAVPGMNFGGKITGNSFVGEVNGIKTQGGFFGENAKEMTGLFINEADQSRGAFGGIKE